In Paenibacillus sp. J23TS9, a single genomic region encodes these proteins:
- a CDS encoding glycoside hydrolase family 2 protein, which yields MRIEHCLNGEWNFMPLYGQGTGFSLPAELVYEEQKVQVPSSWRSSYERLPGKIFGVIPEHEYAPYDLFRYPKEWAQAEAGVLHRTFRVPQDMDVIGARIFLRMDGIMQKAAVYLDHHLIAMWEDGYLPFSVEITEFVTSDAEHNLHVVCGSFDKVAIPSGQQKITGLAGSWFGSLARGIWQDVYLESRPMVSLADVTIRTSVRKNKLEVDASVVHSSKHSLGKPYKVILKVREIGDSSPSPVLQAETDALVMSDQGVVSRLTYRLDWEDAKYWNPERPTLYKLELLLLVSDAVIDQVEEQFGFREIWIEGSQFMLNGTPVNLRGDSWHFQGAIQQTHEYVRNWYGMCKEAGVNCVRLHAEPYPTYYLDIADEMGMLIVDETAIYGSSKSMPADHPDYIANCKAHVSRLVERDRNHPSVIVWSLQNEMRWVDGRDTFKQHMPSMMNLIRKLDPTRPIIAEGDNRLLSKARTEIESRHYNIDGTIDGWDRKVPLVFGEHGGWWYVCPQNSSMYVGLAAYRNTDECIKGLAEKERLFVEYARRQGVSGISTFNFAHYFIRAMPECDIVLPPSALNAAGPKPKVIPKYSLTLNNGLLPKEYPLYTKNPSFPIMEASFKPATMIPAEYNRSFFDDEPIIRSFDVYNDTFHRSKIRIECEVRQEGRLLHRELFAFDQEPANHEIVTITWKPEPVKDVTVVHFHAVMFHDDKPVHELDLRYKMYPSHVKTTPVSVGRPVAYIGRDEDFDLMNTLAPGCKRVPLEQIGELSPKHLVVAGSGLEDADGRLETALQDYVSRGGRLLLLEQLHLSLGNLTISRQDFIRAHSGSYNHPVLQGLEHDDFMYWDEKIREDGPSPIIRAAYEKPIKGNFNLILECSAGDFGDGGDLWSPLLEYRSGNGLFIANQLQLMDHFHTVPAACCLLRNMLAYAGNVETLTVRTGAFVEPGGPAEHFLRSLCLSCDVLGNITSSLLETYGLLVAEPHLLTDPESEAVISEYVRHGGKLVVLSAVPGHEATLSALLKRPVSILKHETYHLEARYDMPAVQGLSPVDLFGFDKVFLSPREVVNRPLASYSLDASDTEVLCTSVEGTAWKDYFVHEHTSEYSRLALVELNRENRQPAGSFILQAEQGRGSIVLSQLLLEADSDKSIRLYSRLLANFGATFDDGLLFSSKEDAHWTVDKVMALPCKPWVNYEEMKAYYTDPEFSLNNLGEGLYGWMLKKERRPSDGAFHIKDPGDERWFLSCFVHVLDPACNPVDGTLSGKLQVNTNCGFEIYLNGSRVPDPESHIELRAGINRLIAILQGSGEDIRFGLVFKNAGGSYMRHLQYRLTLDDVEPK from the coding sequence ATGCGAATTGAACATTGCTTAAACGGAGAATGGAATTTCATGCCCTTATATGGGCAAGGCACAGGCTTCTCGCTTCCTGCTGAGCTGGTTTATGAAGAGCAAAAGGTCCAAGTTCCCTCCAGCTGGAGAAGCTCTTACGAAAGGCTGCCTGGAAAGATCTTCGGGGTCATTCCTGAGCACGAATATGCTCCATATGATTTGTTTCGTTATCCGAAGGAGTGGGCTCAAGCGGAAGCAGGAGTTCTTCACCGGACCTTCCGGGTGCCTCAAGACATGGATGTTATAGGGGCACGTATATTCCTTCGGATGGACGGCATAATGCAGAAGGCTGCCGTTTACTTGGACCATCACCTCATTGCCATGTGGGAGGATGGTTACCTGCCGTTCTCGGTAGAAATCACCGAATTTGTCACGAGTGATGCCGAACATAATCTTCATGTGGTCTGCGGCAGCTTTGACAAGGTGGCGATTCCTTCAGGGCAACAGAAAATCACGGGTCTAGCGGGCTCATGGTTCGGTTCTCTTGCCAGAGGTATTTGGCAGGATGTATATCTCGAAAGCCGGCCGATGGTTTCCCTGGCGGATGTAACCATACGCACTTCCGTCCGGAAGAACAAACTTGAGGTCGATGCCTCGGTGGTCCATTCCTCGAAACACTCCCTAGGCAAACCTTATAAGGTAATCTTGAAAGTGCGGGAGATTGGTGATTCGAGCCCCTCCCCCGTTCTTCAAGCTGAAACTGACGCATTGGTGATGAGCGACCAAGGGGTCGTAAGCCGACTCACGTACCGCTTGGATTGGGAGGACGCCAAGTACTGGAACCCTGAACGACCAACCCTCTACAAGCTGGAACTGCTGCTCCTTGTCAGTGACGCGGTTATCGACCAGGTGGAGGAACAGTTCGGCTTCCGGGAAATCTGGATCGAAGGTTCGCAGTTCATGCTTAACGGTACTCCCGTCAACCTGCGCGGCGATTCTTGGCATTTCCAAGGCGCGATCCAACAAACGCACGAATATGTCCGGAACTGGTATGGCATGTGCAAGGAGGCAGGAGTGAACTGCGTTCGGCTTCATGCTGAGCCCTACCCGACTTATTATCTTGATATCGCCGATGAGATGGGGATGCTGATCGTGGACGAAACCGCTATTTACGGTTCAAGCAAATCAATGCCTGCGGATCATCCCGATTATATCGCCAACTGCAAGGCCCATGTGAGCAGACTGGTAGAACGGGACCGAAACCACCCTTCCGTCATCGTGTGGAGTTTGCAGAACGAGATGCGCTGGGTGGACGGCCGCGATACATTTAAACAGCATATGCCTTCGATGATGAACCTCATACGCAAGTTGGATCCTACCCGTCCGATCATCGCTGAAGGTGATAACCGGCTTCTCTCCAAAGCACGCACCGAGATCGAGAGCCGGCATTATAACATTGACGGGACGATCGACGGGTGGGATCGGAAGGTGCCTCTCGTGTTCGGCGAACACGGCGGCTGGTGGTATGTCTGCCCCCAGAACAGCAGTATGTATGTAGGGTTGGCCGCATATCGAAACACGGATGAATGCATCAAAGGTCTCGCCGAGAAGGAGCGGCTGTTCGTGGAATATGCGAGACGACAAGGCGTTTCCGGAATTTCCACCTTCAACTTCGCCCATTATTTCATACGGGCTATGCCGGAGTGCGATATTGTGCTTCCTCCATCCGCTTTAAACGCGGCGGGCCCGAAACCGAAGGTCATTCCGAAATACTCTTTAACGCTGAACAACGGCCTTCTTCCTAAGGAATATCCGCTATATACGAAGAACCCGTCTTTCCCGATCATGGAAGCCTCTTTCAAGCCTGCCACCATGATACCGGCAGAATACAATCGTTCTTTCTTCGATGATGAGCCGATTATCAGAAGCTTCGATGTCTATAACGATACGTTCCATCGAAGCAAGATTCGGATCGAATGTGAAGTTCGTCAGGAAGGCAGACTCCTTCACCGGGAGCTCTTCGCGTTCGATCAAGAACCGGCGAATCACGAAATCGTGACAATCACTTGGAAACCTGAACCTGTCAAGGATGTAACGGTTGTACACTTTCACGCCGTGATGTTTCACGATGACAAGCCCGTTCATGAGCTGGATCTGCGATACAAAATGTATCCATCGCATGTTAAGACTACCCCTGTCTCTGTCGGGCGACCTGTGGCCTACATCGGCCGGGACGAGGATTTCGATCTGATGAACACCCTTGCACCGGGATGCAAGCGGGTCCCGCTCGAACAGATTGGTGAGCTTTCCCCCAAGCATTTGGTTGTTGCAGGCAGCGGACTGGAGGATGCGGACGGCCGACTGGAGACGGCGCTCCAAGATTATGTAAGTAGGGGCGGACGTCTTCTGCTGTTGGAACAGCTCCATCTGTCTCTTGGCAATCTGACGATTTCGAGGCAAGATTTCATTAGGGCCCATTCGGGCAGCTATAATCATCCTGTCCTTCAAGGACTGGAACATGATGACTTTATGTACTGGGACGAAAAAATACGCGAGGATGGCCCTTCTCCCATCATCCGTGCCGCTTACGAAAAACCGATCAAGGGCAACTTCAATCTGATCCTGGAATGCAGCGCAGGTGATTTCGGAGATGGCGGGGATCTGTGGTCGCCTCTTCTGGAATACCGGAGCGGTAATGGTCTCTTCATCGCTAATCAACTGCAGCTCATGGACCATTTCCATACTGTCCCTGCAGCTTGCTGCTTGCTGCGCAATATGCTCGCTTATGCAGGAAACGTGGAAACATTAACGGTTCGGACGGGTGCATTCGTGGAACCGGGAGGACCGGCCGAGCATTTCCTGCGGTCACTTTGCCTTTCCTGCGATGTGCTCGGAAATATCACGAGCAGCCTTCTGGAGACCTATGGTCTTCTTGTCGCTGAGCCGCATCTTCTCACAGATCCGGAATCTGAAGCGGTTATTAGTGAATATGTTCGCCATGGTGGTAAACTCGTGGTCCTTTCCGCTGTTCCGGGTCATGAAGCTACCCTATCCGCTCTATTGAAGCGTCCAGTCTCGATCCTGAAACATGAGACATACCACTTGGAGGCGAGATACGATATGCCTGCGGTCCAAGGGCTAAGTCCGGTTGACCTGTTCGGCTTCGACAAAGTGTTTCTTTCGCCCAGAGAGGTTGTGAATCGTCCCTTAGCTTCTTACAGTCTGGATGCGTCCGATACCGAGGTACTGTGCACAAGCGTAGAAGGTACTGCATGGAAGGATTATTTTGTGCATGAGCATACTTCTGAATACAGCAGGCTAGCATTGGTAGAGCTGAACCGGGAAAATCGGCAGCCTGCCGGCAGTTTCATACTGCAGGCCGAACAGGGCCGAGGAAGTATCGTGTTATCCCAACTGCTCCTTGAAGCAGATAGCGACAAGTCCATACGCCTATATAGTCGGCTCTTGGCTAATTTTGGGGCAACCTTCGACGACGGTCTTCTCTTTAGCTCCAAAGAAGACGCGCACTGGACCGTTGACAAGGTGATGGCGCTGCCATGCAAACCTTGGGTAAATTACGAAGAAATGAAGGCCTATTATACGGATCCGGAGTTCTCGCTGAACAATCTGGGCGAGGGTCTATACGGTTGGATGCTCAAAAAAGAACGAAGACCTTCGGACGGAGCCTTTCATATAAAGGATCCCGGTGACGAGCGATGGTTCCTGAGTTGTTTCGTTCATGTATTGGACCCTGCCTGCAATCCGGTCGATGGAACCCTTAGCGGAAAGCTTCAAGTGAACACGAACTGTGGGTTTGAGATTTATTTGAACGGGAGCCGTGTTCCCGATCCGGAGAGTCATATCGAGCTGCGTGCCGGTATCAATCGTCTGATCGCCATCCTACAAGGGTCCGGCGAGGACATCCGGTTCGGTTTGGTATTTAAGAATGCCGGCGGTTCTTACATGAGACATCTTCAATACCGTCTCACCTTGGATGATGTAGAGCCCAAATAA
- a CDS encoding alginate lyase family protein: MHTKHQTALEVLLEEANESLSEVGHAVSTWDIPGFYQDAEGHTLAKRRMEKDAKAAYTTALAYRLTGTAAYANQAKEIMMGWAQVNKKITGPDGPLVSAYLGVGLIIAANWIKKFGDWSGRERHLFTEWLTQVCLPEWDRIPLRNNWWSWSLHAQLALYRFMDDKPCFAEEVMALKEHLDHSLSVEGFIPEEANRGKNSMWYHYFALAPVTAAAKLVLDTTGEDLFRWVSPGGKSLQQAVEQFFHYADGHVEEWPYDEDPIFPAQLSAGTWPLDLYEAMSVVYQNPEFERLVAPYRPIKGNINTNSGLYHSYAWVYPELQCQD; this comes from the coding sequence ATGCATACGAAACACCAAACTGCACTTGAAGTTCTTCTCGAAGAAGCAAACGAGAGTCTATCCGAGGTCGGTCATGCTGTTTCAACATGGGATATTCCCGGCTTTTATCAGGATGCTGAGGGGCATACGCTGGCGAAGCGACGGATGGAGAAGGACGCCAAGGCAGCCTATACAACTGCACTTGCATATCGGCTGACAGGAACAGCTGCCTACGCTAATCAAGCGAAAGAAATCATGATGGGTTGGGCACAAGTCAATAAGAAAATCACGGGGCCAGATGGACCGCTTGTATCTGCTTATCTGGGAGTTGGCCTGATTATAGCCGCGAACTGGATTAAAAAATTCGGGGACTGGAGCGGCCGTGAACGGCATCTATTCACTGAGTGGTTGACGCAGGTGTGTCTGCCGGAGTGGGATCGTATCCCCCTCCGGAACAACTGGTGGAGCTGGAGCCTGCATGCCCAGTTAGCTCTGTATCGTTTTATGGATGATAAGCCCTGTTTTGCGGAAGAGGTAATGGCCCTTAAAGAACATCTCGACCATTCCCTCTCCGTCGAAGGATTCATTCCGGAAGAAGCAAATCGAGGGAAGAATTCCATGTGGTATCATTATTTCGCCCTCGCTCCTGTTACGGCCGCCGCCAAGCTGGTCCTGGACACAACAGGAGAGGATTTATTCCGCTGGGTCTCTCCTGGCGGTAAAAGCCTCCAGCAAGCCGTCGAACAATTCTTTCATTATGCCGATGGTCATGTTGAGGAATGGCCGTATGACGAGGATCCGATCTTCCCGGCACAGCTCTCAGCCGGCACTTGGCCCCTCGATTTGTACGAGGCGATGTCTGTCGTGTATCAGAATCCGGAATTTGAACGTTTGGTCGCCCCATACCGTCCGATCAAGGGCAATATCAATACAAACAGCGGGCTTTATCATTCGTATGCCTGGGTTTATCCGGAGCTGCAATGTCAAGATTAG